Proteins co-encoded in one Cupriavidus metallidurans CH34 genomic window:
- a CDS encoding acyl-CoA dehydrogenase family protein yields MQNAPWMNPELETLRDSARRFYEAELLPHEERWAQQQCVDRDVWYKAAEAGLLCVGIPEEYGGGGGNFLHEAVIFAEQGRMLCPGLGNSLHSGIVAHYIHNFASEQQKQEWLPKMAKGELVGGLAITEPGAGSDVQSIRTAARKEGGDYVINGAKTYITNGSTANLICVVVKTDPNLGAKGISIIVVETDKVEGFRRGRTLSKVGLHSQDTAELFFDDVRVPQANLLGNVEGQGFKQLMKELSRERVITAFMSMACMERAIEETLKFAADRKVFGQTLLSMQNTRFKLAECETKLTLAKAMLSHCSASLLEGQLSSEIAAMAKWWITDACGQVVDECVQLHGGAGFMLEYPIARLYQNVRIHRILAGTNEIMKEVIARELEKRAV; encoded by the coding sequence ATGCAGAACGCACCATGGATGAATCCCGAGCTGGAGACTCTGCGCGACAGCGCAAGGCGATTCTACGAGGCGGAACTTCTTCCGCATGAAGAGCGGTGGGCCCAACAGCAATGTGTTGACCGGGACGTTTGGTACAAGGCAGCGGAGGCCGGCCTTCTTTGCGTCGGCATTCCCGAAGAGTACGGCGGCGGGGGAGGTAACTTCCTGCATGAGGCCGTCATCTTCGCTGAGCAAGGTCGCATGCTATGCCCTGGGCTGGGCAATTCACTCCATAGTGGAATCGTCGCACATTACATCCACAACTTCGCTTCTGAGCAGCAAAAGCAGGAGTGGTTGCCGAAGATGGCCAAGGGAGAGTTAGTCGGAGGGCTTGCCATTACTGAGCCCGGCGCGGGGTCTGACGTGCAGAGCATTCGTACGGCGGCTCGGAAGGAGGGCGGTGATTACGTCATCAACGGCGCGAAGACCTACATCACTAACGGCAGCACAGCAAACCTCATTTGCGTCGTAGTTAAGACGGATCCTAACTTGGGAGCGAAGGGCATTTCGATCATCGTTGTCGAAACAGACAAGGTAGAGGGTTTCCGGCGCGGACGAACCCTATCGAAAGTGGGACTTCATTCGCAGGACACAGCAGAGCTGTTTTTTGACGATGTGAGAGTTCCCCAAGCCAACCTTCTCGGCAACGTAGAAGGACAAGGATTCAAGCAACTCATGAAAGAGTTGAGTCGAGAACGCGTGATTACCGCCTTCATGTCGATGGCATGTATGGAGCGAGCCATCGAAGAGACCTTGAAATTTGCTGCGGACAGAAAAGTATTCGGTCAGACCTTGCTGTCCATGCAGAATACGCGGTTCAAACTAGCCGAGTGTGAAACGAAGTTGACGCTCGCGAAGGCGATGCTCAGCCATTGCAGTGCCAGTCTCCTGGAAGGCCAACTGAGCAGCGAGATAGCGGCCATGGCCAAGTGGTGGATCACCGATGCTTGCGGCCAGGTCGTCGACGAGTGCGTGCAGCTCCACGGTGGAGCAGGATTCATGCTCGAGTATCCGATTGCTCGGCTGTATCAAAACGTGAGAATCCACCGCATCCTTGCAGGGACCAACGAGATTATGAAGGAAGTGATAGCCCGAGAGCTTGAAAAAAGAGCTGTCTAG